A genomic window from Spodoptera frugiperda isolate SF20-4 chromosome 29, AGI-APGP_CSIRO_Sfru_2.0, whole genome shotgun sequence includes:
- the LOC118268246 gene encoding ATP-dependent DNA helicase DDX11, which yields MEITFPFPFKPYDIQEKFMRELYFTLEQQKLGIFESPTGTGKSLSICCGVLKWLRDSNQKILEDLEKEVAQLKAELSNNTASDDWLTEEYEKIKKNQNLISLQLKLDKIKKQKEVFDQMKIRVSKQKTNASNKTIEFYFNKKDKSEKVEDDKENVLEGKEESEEDRDLILEELEDKEGGGSDTEEITEDDSEQMTKIYISSRTHSQLSQFIGEIKRTVFKEDTRVVTLASRQHYCINSEVVKLKNVNLINERCLDMQKSKSKSTAVGEEGKVLKKTKTRSCTACPYYNQTNITRLKERMLVDIMDMEDLVKCGKELKACPYYASRMAMEDAEMVLISHAGIVSSGARSGISLKLDNNILILDEAHGLTAALENAHSAPVTVKQLSSVKTFLQFYINKYRARLSSKNLLTLNQLSFVVGKLLGMIKPKDSTDKKQNETTIYTLEDFVIKAEIDHMNLRPLVEFCRNTRLAPKLHGFSMRYSQQALEEEMKKSTVSKKSSFEMFMSNISKKKGEKVEVEPEVKENVTVQANVPTETSAGSGLYAILDFLEMLCDRSENGRVLAQGDQNGMLKYLLLNPAEHFAEVVRQCRSVIVAGGTMEPIAEFQALLTSHTNDTGSVNVVRCEHVVPPENVLGLCLSKGPTNVSLNFSYENRMSNELLSEVGRILRNICSIVPGGVVCFLPSYSYEHTVYEHLKTNKVIEAITKKKAIFREPKSASDVDQVLNKFASAVKNKDGEHNGALLLSVVGGKLSEGLNFSDDLGRCVMVVGMPYPNVKSPELQEKMNYLNKTAGGSAGNIYYENLCMKAVNQCIGRAVRHANDYACVLLVDERYSRPQTMSALPSFVQKSLISNCNFGTTISNIARFFARHKER from the exons ATGGAGATAACATTTCCATTTCCTTTCAAACCCTATGATATTCAAGAAAAGTTTATGAGagaactttattttactttagaaCAACAAAAACTTGGAATATTCGAAAGTCCTACCGGAACG GGTAAATCATTGAGCATTTGCTGTGGAGTTTTAAAATGGTTGAGGGACAGTAATCAGAAAATACTTGAAGATCTTGAAAAAGAAGTGGCTCAATTGAAGGCAGAATTATCCAACAATACAG CATCCGATGACTGGCTCACAGAggaatacgaaaaaataaaaaagaatcaaaaTCTCATATCCTTACAACTGAAActagacaaaattaaaaagcaaaaagAAGTATTTGATCAAATGAAAATTCGAGTTTCCAAACAGAAGACAAATGCATCTAACAAAACTAttgaattctattttaataagaaaGATAAGAGTGAGAAAGTGGAAGATGATAAGGAGAATGTTCTAGAAGGAAAAGAGGAGTCTGAAGAAGATAGAGATCTCATTTTAGAAGAGCTTGAGGATAAGGAAGGTGGTGGTTCTGATACAGAAGAAATTACAGAGGATGATAGTGAGCAAATGACTAAA ATATACATAAGCAGTAGAACACACAGCCAACTGTCTCAGTTTATAGGAGAGATCAAGAGGACTGTTTTCAAAGAGGATACCAGAGTAGTGACTTTAGCTTCTAGACAACATTACTGCATCAATTCTGAAGTTGTAAAGCTGAAAAATGTAAATCTTATTAATGAGAG aTGTCTAGACATGCAGAAATCAAAATCGAAGTCAACAGCAGTAGGGGAAGAGGGGAAAGTGCTTAAAAAGACGAAAACAAGATCATGTACCGCCTGTCCATACTACAATCAGACTAATATAACACGGTTGAAGGAGAGAATGTTGGTGGATATTATGGATATGGAGGATTTAGTCAAATGTGGCAAAGAGCTGAAGGCTTGCCCCTATTATGCTTCTAGAATGGCCATGGAAGACGCTGAG ATGGTTCTCATAAGTCACGCCGGCATAGTAAGCTCAGGTGCCCGTTCAGGTATATCACTAAAACTGGATAATAACATACTAATACTGGATGAGGCACATGGACTGACGGCGGCCCTAGAAAATGCTCATTCAGCCCCAGTAACAGTCAAGCAACTGAGCTCAGTGAAGACATTCTTGCAGTTTTATATCAACAAGTATAGAGCGAGGTTGAGTAGCAAGAATCTATTGACTTTGAATCAACTTAGTTTTGTTGTGGGAAAGCTATTGG gtatgATAAAACCAAAAGATTCAACcgacaaaaaacaaaatgaaactacGATTTACACCCTTGAGGACTTTGTAATAAAGGCTGAAATTGATCACATGAATTTGCGTCCTTTAGTAGAATTCTGTAGGAACACTAGACTTGCTCCTAAGTTACATGGCTTCTCTATGAGGTACAGTCAGCAAGCGCTTGAAGAGGAGATGAAGAAGAGTACGGTTAGCAAAAAAAGTTCGTTCGAAATGTTTATGAGCAATATATCTAAGAAGAAGGGGGAAAAAGTTGAGGTTGAGCCAGAAGTTAAGGAGAATGTTACTGTTCAAGctaat GTACCAACAGAGACGTCAGCGGGCAGTGGTTTGTACGCCATACTGGATTTCCTAGAGATGCTATGTGACCGCAGCGAGAATGGACGAGTATTGGCGCAGGGAGACCAGAACGGAATGCTCAAGTATCTGTTACTCAACCCGGCTGAACACTTCGCTGAAGTCGTGAGGCAGTGTCGATCT GTGATCGTAGCAGGAGGTACAATGGAGCCTATAGCAGAGTTCCAAGCGTTACTAACGAGCCACACAAACGACACTGGCTCAGTAAACGTAGTACGGTGTGAACATGTAGTGCCGCCGGAGAATGTACTAGGACTCTGTCTGTCCAAGGGACCTACCAATGTTAGCCTCAACTTCTCATATGAGAACAGAATGTCTAATGAATTG CTCAGCGAAGTCGGCCGTATTCTCCGCAATATATGCAGCATAGTTCCCGGAGGAGTCGTGTGTTTCCTACCATCGTACTCTTACGAACATACTGTATACGAacatttaaaaaccaataaagTTATCGAAGCTATCACTAAGAAGAAAGCCATATTCCGTGAGCCAAAATCTGCGTCTGATGTTGATCAG gttttaaataaatttgcaTCAGCTGTCAAGAATAAGGATGGTGAACATAATGGAGCTTTATTGTTAAGTGTCGTTGGGGGAAAACTCAGTGAAGGTCTGAACTTTAG tgATGATCTCGGGCGATGTGTAATGGTGGTGGGTATGCCGTACCCCAATGTAAAATCACCAGAGTTGCAGGAGAAGATGAACTATTTGAATAAAACTGCAGGCGGCAGCGCGGGGAATATTTACTATGAGAATCTTTGTATGAAAGCCGTGAACCAATGTATTG GTCGAGCCGTGAGACACGCCAACGACTACGCTTGCGTGCTATTAGTGGATGAACGATACTCGAGGCCTCAAACTATGTCCGCTTTGCCTTCATTTGTACAG aaATCGCTGATATCGAATTGCAATTTTGGCACGACGATTAGTAATATAGCGAGGTTCTTTGCAAGACATAAAGAGAGATGA
- the LOC118268270 gene encoding dynactin subunit 6, with translation MSHNVKILPGATVCEDCTLEGDITIGGGTVIHPRVTIIAEGGPIIIAEYCIIEEYSTIIHKKSDKQENPPKPLFIGAHNVFEVGCKLESPCGHIGESNVFECRSFVGVDVKIGSGCVIGAACRLTAPQTLADNTVIWGSEHHVREALEKQPSQLLQLDFLSKVMPNYHRLRKPNVHKRQPSTRQSQESSPKP, from the exons ATGTCTCACAA cGTTAAAATTCTTCCTGGGGCTACTGTTTGCGAGGATTGTACACTAGAAGGAGATATCACAATCGGTGGAGGCACAGTTATTCACCCCAGAGTAACAATCATTGCGGAAGGAGGACCTATTATAATAGCAGAATACTGTATTATTGAAGAATATTCTACTATTATTCACAA aaaaAGTGACAAGCAGGAGAATCCTCCAAAACCCTTATTCATTGGAGCTCACAATGTGTTTGAAGTGGGCTGCAAGTTGGAGTCCCCGTGTGGCCACATAGGAGAGAGCAATGTCTTCGAATGCAGGTCATTTGTAGGTGTTGATGTCAAAATAGGAAGCGGATGTGTTATTg GGGCAGCCTGTCGTCTGACAGCACCACAAACTCTAGCAGACAACACTGTGATATGGGGCTCTGAACATCATGTCCGAGAAGCTCTAGAGAAACAGCCATCGCAGCTATTACAACTAGACTTTTTAAGCAAAGTTATGCCCAATTATCACAGACTGAGGAAGCCTAATGTTCATAAAAGACAACCTTCCACAAGACAATCTCAAGAATCATCCCCAAAACCATAA